One genomic window of Gimesia chilikensis includes the following:
- a CDS encoding tRNA dihydrouridine synthase — translation MSLIKWSTVESPKIRIGNRTLSSRYFLSPLAGYTQHAFRVALRRLGGVGLCTTDLVLASHLLAGSRKSKTLLKTSSADRPLTVQIFGGVTEELVKAARWLETAGYEAVDLNMGCPMAKINGSGGGARIMCSPEKACQMVADVVDAVSLPVTVKMRLGWDRDSITAPLLAREFEQAGVAAITIHGRTRNQGFGGSVDLEGIRQTVEAVQEIPVIGNGDVCTVEDAFRMREETGCEAVSIGRGAMMDPWIFRKIEMTLKGDQPVEEPNREEQIAFLEHHFRLMIDHYDNYGCQLIRKFAAWYGARLGIPEDLEDRLRRLESADEFQEIVNQIRARHGERESSVPTALVKTPNGPVERW, via the coding sequence ATGTCTCTGATCAAGTGGAGTACTGTCGAATCTCCCAAAATCCGGATCGGTAATCGTACGCTGAGTTCCCGCTATTTTCTCTCGCCTCTGGCCGGATATACACAGCACGCCTTTCGTGTCGCTTTACGTCGTCTCGGAGGTGTAGGACTATGTACGACCGATCTCGTGCTGGCTTCGCATCTGCTCGCTGGCAGCCGGAAATCTAAGACTCTACTCAAAACATCCTCAGCTGATCGTCCTTTAACAGTACAGATCTTTGGTGGAGTGACTGAAGAACTCGTCAAAGCCGCCCGCTGGCTGGAAACAGCCGGCTATGAAGCCGTTGACCTGAATATGGGCTGTCCCATGGCGAAAATCAACGGCAGTGGCGGTGGGGCACGGATCATGTGCTCCCCGGAAAAAGCCTGTCAGATGGTGGCGGACGTCGTCGATGCGGTTTCGCTGCCAGTTACCGTTAAGATGCGGCTGGGCTGGGACCGGGATTCGATCACCGCGCCGTTACTGGCGAGGGAATTTGAGCAGGCGGGCGTCGCTGCGATTACGATTCATGGGCGGACCCGTAATCAGGGATTTGGCGGCAGTGTCGATCTGGAGGGCATCCGACAGACGGTGGAAGCGGTACAGGAGATTCCGGTGATTGGCAACGGAGATGTCTGTACGGTCGAAGATGCTTTCCGTATGCGTGAAGAAACGGGTTGTGAAGCCGTCTCAATTGGCCGGGGTGCGATGATGGATCCCTGGATCTTTCGCAAGATTGAGATGACACTCAAAGGAGATCAGCCTGTCGAAGAACCGAACCGTGAGGAACAGATCGCATTCCTCGAGCATCATTTCCGTCTGATGATCGATCATTATGACAACTATGGCTGCCAGCTGATACGGAAGTTTGCCGCCTGGTATGGTGCCCGCCTCGGAATTCCGGAAGATCTGGAAGACCGTCTGCGTCGACTGGAATCTGCGGATGAGTTTCAGGAGATTGTCAATCAGATCCGTGCGCGTCACGGAGAACGCGAGTCCTCTGTTCCCACCGCTTTGGTCAAAACCCCCAACGGTCCGGTAGAACGCTGGTAG